One Prosthecobacter vanneervenii genomic window carries:
- the rplA gene encoding 50S ribosomal protein L1: MQKRSKRYKKAAEMVPAGKVFSLEEAAELLRKLPGTKFNQTVTLSFRMGVDPKKSDQMVRGTCPLPHGSGKTVRVAVFAQGSAAEAAKAAGADIVGNEDLIAKVKDGFLDFDVAIATPAAMNEVRKLGKQLGPRGLMPNPRTGTVTDDTAGAVKAVKAGRADFKLDKNGNIASSVGKTSFEVNQIAENATSLIEAVVRARPASARGRYVETITLAATMSPALRIDVSKYIKL; the protein is encoded by the coding sequence ATGCAAAAGAGAAGCAAACGCTACAAGAAGGCCGCCGAGATGGTTCCGGCGGGCAAGGTATTCTCGCTCGAAGAAGCGGCCGAACTCCTGCGCAAGCTGCCCGGCACCAAGTTCAACCAGACCGTCACCCTGTCCTTCCGCATGGGTGTGGATCCGAAGAAGAGCGACCAGATGGTGCGTGGCACCTGCCCTCTGCCCCACGGCTCCGGCAAGACCGTGCGTGTGGCCGTCTTCGCCCAGGGCTCCGCTGCTGAGGCAGCCAAAGCCGCCGGCGCTGACATCGTCGGCAACGAAGACCTCATCGCCAAGGTGAAGGATGGATTCCTCGACTTCGACGTCGCCATCGCCACCCCCGCTGCCATGAATGAAGTGCGTAAGCTGGGTAAGCAGCTCGGACCTCGCGGTTTGATGCCCAATCCTCGTACCGGCACCGTCACCGACGACACCGCTGGTGCTGTGAAGGCTGTGAAGGCCGGCCGTGCCGACTTCAAGCTCGACAAGAACGGCAACATCGCCTCCTCCGTCGGCAAGACCTCCTTTGAAGTCAATCAGATCGCTGAAAACGCCACCTCCCTCATCGAAGCCGTGGTTCGCGCCCGTCCAGCTTCCGCTCGTGGCCGCTACGTCGAAACCATCACGCTGGCCGCGACCATGTCGCCCGCGCTCCGCATCGATGTCTCCAAGTACATCAAACTCTAA